The Desulfovibrio desulfuricans DSM 642 genome includes a window with the following:
- a CDS encoding hybrid sensor histidine kinase/response regulator, which yields MRVLVVDDEPAFSEPLAERLALRGYETATAQDADAALAELARGPRDLIFLDVGLPGMDGVDLLKILREHYPQTDVVMLSGAGDMGKAVQAMRRGALNWLSKPVGMDGILAECRKAAERAGARQEAARLAEAARWRSLGRVAEGVAHEVNNPLNIMVQAAGLIRDCLEEPEAEALPDIGEVREAVDTIRTQSLRVREITRKLLMVGHGLDPRVGALDVAADVAQVLRLLHERMESAHVRCDVRVPQGEGAPRPLGSAPELQQICLHLLENALDALSDIESASGAAERPGGLITLAASTRRDAQGQDWYDLVVRDNGPGIASDIMPHIFEPFFSTRALQSPVAAHASGGKTLGRYVGLGLAVARSLAHARGGELTAANAADGGAEFCLSLPLAESLGERPTPKVEA from the coding sequence ATGCGTGTGCTTGTTGTGGATGACGAACCTGCCTTTTCGGAGCCTTTGGCCGAGCGTCTGGCATTGCGGGGCTACGAAACCGCAACCGCGCAGGATGCCGATGCGGCCCTGGCCGAACTGGCGCGCGGCCCCCGCGACCTCATATTTCTTGATGTGGGGCTGCCGGGTATGGACGGCGTGGACCTGCTGAAAATTCTGCGCGAGCACTACCCGCAGACCGATGTGGTGATGCTTTCCGGCGCAGGAGATATGGGCAAGGCTGTGCAGGCCATGCGGCGCGGCGCGCTGAACTGGCTGTCAAAGCCTGTGGGCATGGACGGCATCCTTGCGGAATGCCGCAAAGCGGCGGAACGCGCAGGCGCAAGGCAGGAAGCCGCCCGTCTGGCCGAGGCAGCCCGCTGGCGCAGCCTTGGCCGGGTAGCGGAAGGTGTGGCCCATGAGGTCAACAATCCGCTGAATATCATGGTGCAGGCCGCCGGCCTGATCCGTGACTGTCTGGAAGAGCCGGAAGCTGAAGCTTTGCCGGATATCGGCGAAGTACGCGAAGCTGTGGACACCATCAGGACGCAGAGCCTGCGGGTGCGCGAGATTACGCGCAAGCTGCTTATGGTCGGGCACGGGCTTGACCCCCGCGTTGGCGCGCTTGATGTGGCTGCGGATGTTGCCCAGGTGCTGCGCCTTCTGCACGAACGCATGGAAAGCGCCCATGTGCGCTGCGATGTACGCGTGCCCCAGGGCGAGGGCGCACCCCGCCCCTTGGGTTCCGCCCCGGAATTGCAGCAGATATGCCTGCATTTGCTGGAAAACGCGCTGGATGCTCTCAGTGATATTGAATCCGCATCAGGAGCGGCAGAGCGCCCCGGCGGTCTGATTACCCTGGCCGCCAGCACCAGACGCGATGCGCAGGGGCAGGACTGGTATGACCTTGTGGTGCGCGACAACGGCCCAGGCATCGCGTCCGACATCATGCCGCACATATTTGAGCCTTTTTTCAGCACGCGCGCCCTGCAAAGCCCTGTTGCCGCGCATGCATCCGGCGGCAAGACGCTTGGCCGCTACGTGGGCTTGGGGCTTGCGGTGGCCCGTTCCCTGGCGCACGCCCGGGGCGGAGAGCTGACAGCAGCCAACGCGGCTGATGGCGGTGCAGAATTCTGCCTCAGCCTGCCTCTGGCGGAATCTCTGGGGGAACGCCCAACGCCCAAGGTCGAAGCATAG
- a CDS encoding Tim44 domain-containing protein, translated as MQIKAFLTILVLLCCSLMFTLSDDALAARLGGGGSFGSKPFMSTPAPRPQTTFQNKPSAAQPQAQAAPAARPGGMFGGMGGLMGGLLAGTLIGSLLGGHGFAGGGFMDILLIGLMIFLGLKLFAAFRGSQRPAQASAGAQGARTAQPEAGMMRNDSASNGWDALRGQGGAGEAETPGPQIPMPPGFDADEFLRGAKMAYTRLQTAWDKRDMNDISQFTTEAVQKSVREQMEADPKPSTTEILLVNAQLLGVADEGQEQYAQVFFDVLLRESPDQQTPSSAREVWHFMRPVTGGNWKLDGIQQVE; from the coding sequence ATGCAAATAAAAGCTTTTTTGACGATCCTTGTTCTGCTTTGCTGTTCGCTCATGTTCACCCTGTCCGATGACGCACTTGCCGCTCGTCTTGGCGGCGGTGGTTCTTTTGGCAGCAAGCCCTTTATGAGCACGCCTGCGCCCCGTCCGCAGACCACTTTCCAGAATAAGCCCAGCGCCGCTCAGCCTCAGGCACAGGCGGCCCCCGCCGCGCGGCCCGGCGGTATGTTTGGCGGCATGGGTGGCCTCATGGGCGGCCTGCTTGCTGGCACGCTCATAGGCTCGCTCTTGGGCGGTCACGGCTTTGCTGGCGGCGGCTTTATGGATATCCTGCTCATCGGCCTGATGATTTTCCTCGGCCTCAAGCTTTTTGCCGCCTTTCGCGGTTCGCAAAGGCCCGCGCAAGCTTCCGCAGGCGCGCAAGGCGCACGGACCGCGCAGCCCGAAGCGGGCATGATGCGTAATGACAGTGCGAGCAATGGATGGGATGCCCTGCGTGGTCAGGGCGGCGCTGGCGAGGCTGAAACCCCCGGCCCGCAGATTCCCATGCCTCCCGGTTTTGATGCCGATGAATTTCTGCGCGGGGCCAAGATGGCTTACACCCGTTTGCAGACGGCCTGGGACAAGCGCGACATGAACGATATCTCGCAGTTCACCACCGAGGCCGTGCAGAAATCGGTGCGCGAACAGATGGAAGCCGACCCCAAGCCGAGCACCACAGAAATTCTGCTGGTCAATGCCCAGCTGCTGGGTGTTGCCGATGAAGGTCAGGAGCAGTATGCTCAGGTGTTCTTTGACGTGCTTCTGCGTGAAAGCCCTGACCAGCAGACGCCGTCCTCTGCGCGCGAAGTGTGGCACTTTATGCGCCCTGTGACAGGCGGCAACTGGAAGCTGGACGGCATCCAACAGGTAGAATAA
- a CDS encoding PaaI family thioesterase — protein MKNYVEKHDKLVRYLDMTIESATPEYAKVTMPITENHKNGMGMAHGGAIFALADVAFGSAANAGKDYGVVSLNTTIEYLRPGKVSPLTAEAFVVRSGKHILNYDVKIYDGSGDLIAKCVAAGFQTDVLLPD, from the coding sequence ATGAAAAACTACGTGGAAAAGCACGACAAGCTCGTGCGCTATCTGGATATGACCATTGAAAGCGCCACGCCGGAATACGCCAAGGTAACCATGCCTATCACCGAAAACCACAAAAACGGCATGGGCATGGCCCACGGCGGGGCCATCTTTGCCCTGGCCGATGTGGCTTTTGGCTCTGCCGCCAATGCGGGCAAGGATTACGGCGTGGTAAGCCTGAATACCACCATTGAATATCTGCGCCCCGGCAAGGTTTCGCCCCTCACGGCGGAGGCCTTTGTGGTGCGCAGCGGCAAGCATATCCTGAATTATGACGTAAAAATTTACGATGGTTCAGGCGATCTTATTGCCAAGTGCGTTGCCGCCGGTTTTCAGACCGATGTGCTGCTGCCGGATTAA
- a CDS encoding response regulator: MTKEDIKILLVDDEKQFVDTLSERLAMRGFEAQVAYDGPEALKAVEQPTDVIVLDLRMPGMDGFEVLRNVKKSNPQVQVIILTGHGGDAEEQTAYRMGAYNFLRKPMDIDELLNSIRMAYRDKLENAMVAVSLAEGGDFDSARDVMNEKDVLEEHGK, encoded by the coding sequence ATGACCAAGGAAGACATCAAAATCCTGCTGGTGGACGACGAAAAGCAGTTTGTGGACACGCTGTCGGAGCGCCTTGCCATGCGCGGCTTTGAAGCGCAGGTAGCCTATGACGGCCCCGAGGCCCTCAAGGCTGTGGAGCAGCCCACCGATGTTATCGTGCTTGACCTGCGCATGCCCGGCATGGACGGCTTTGAAGTGCTGCGCAACGTCAAAAAGAGCAATCCGCAGGTTCAGGTCATCATTCTTACGGGCCATGGCGGCGACGCTGAAGAACAGACCGCCTATCGCATGGGCGCGTACAACTTTCTCAGAAAGCCCATGGACATTGACGAATTGCTCAACAGCATTCGCATGGCCTACCGCGACAAGCTTGAGAACGCCATGGTGGCTGTTTCTCTGGCCGAAGGCGGGGACTTTGATTCGGCCCGCGATGTTATGAACGAAAAGGACGTGCTGGAAGAGCACGGTAAATAA
- a CDS encoding response regulator yields the protein MSLRILLADDEKEFVDTLAERLSLRGFAPYVVYDGISALQAATPEKPDVVVLDLFMPGLSGDEVLRRLKVLYPDLPIILLTGHEAVDDNGTNPVAQAFACLTKPLSFNVFLETLQAAVREGKECTANGGKS from the coding sequence ATGTCATTACGCATCCTTCTGGCTGACGATGAAAAGGAATTTGTCGATACCCTGGCAGAGCGTCTTTCGCTTCGCGGATTTGCGCCCTATGTGGTTTATGACGGCATCAGCGCCCTCCAGGCCGCCACGCCGGAAAAACCCGATGTTGTGGTGCTTGATCTTTTCATGCCCGGTCTGTCGGGCGATGAGGTGCTGCGCCGCCTCAAGGTTCTGTATCCTGATTTGCCGATCATCCTGTTGACCGGGCATGAGGCGGTGGACGACAACGGCACAAACCCCGTGGCGCAGGCCTTTGCCTGCCTCACCAAGCCGCTGAGTTTCAATGTTTTTCTGGAAACGCTGCAAGCTGCCGTGCGTGAAGGCAAGGAATGCACAGCCAACGGAGGCAAGTCATGA
- a CDS encoding sensor histidine kinase has translation MLATIKNYFAHLLEVPEAVSPARYRSLRRLMTVLMVAVSVTPLLLLSAISHVQYMRTLERELESPVYALARKSQAALELYLGERVSTVSFLAHAYTFKDLLDERTLNRVFLALKSEYQGFVDMGLVDSDGQQVGYVGPYKLKGVDYAGKPWLRDTEIKGRYLSNAILGYRGYPHLVVAVHRLEENGVSWTLRVATDTLRIQQVVSTVGPEHDTDVFLVDTEGVLQTDSNLFGKALEKLPMDLPPASHETVVRRITDPKGRQLMVASCTLAGTDFMLLAVKPTEDAIRPWLALRTELLLVLCGGIALIFMVSNLLMQQLINRLQASDERRVAVFAQMEHNQKLSSIGRLAAGVAHEVNNPLAVIYEKAGLAQDLLSMGKVCGEGKDKERLCALLEGIESTVERARGITHRLLGFARRMEANRQALHIEEVISETLGFLEREAKNRGVKLETELPPNLPEIVSDRGQLQQVFLNIVGNALDALAGGEGGMQKPQGEERFVKIRCQGQGGQMLISVQDNGKGMSPEVLRHIFEPFYSTKKDKGTGLGMFITYGIVRKLGGEIHVQSEEGRGSTISITLPLTPPDVAVEV, from the coding sequence ATGCTTGCCACGATAAAAAACTACTTCGCGCATCTGCTGGAAGTTCCGGAGGCAGTGTCTCCGGCCCGTTACCGCTCACTGCGGCGGCTGATGACAGTGCTCATGGTGGCCGTTTCGGTTACGCCGCTACTGCTGCTTTCGGCCATCAGCCATGTGCAGTACATGCGTACCCTTGAGCGCGAACTGGAAAGCCCGGTATACGCCCTGGCCCGCAAATCGCAGGCGGCGCTGGAACTGTACCTTGGCGAGCGTGTTTCCACTGTGAGTTTTCTGGCCCACGCGTATACCTTCAAGGATTTGCTGGACGAGCGAACTCTCAACCGCGTGTTTCTGGCCCTCAAGAGTGAATATCAGGGCTTTGTGGATATGGGCCTGGTGGACTCGGACGGCCAGCAGGTTGGCTATGTGGGGCCGTACAAGCTCAAGGGCGTGGATTACGCGGGCAAGCCATGGCTGCGCGATACCGAGATAAAGGGGCGCTACCTCAGCAACGCAATTCTGGGGTATCGCGGGTATCCGCACCTTGTTGTGGCAGTGCACAGGCTTGAAGAAAACGGCGTTTCGTGGACGTTGCGCGTGGCCACAGATACCCTGCGCATCCAGCAGGTTGTATCCACCGTTGGGCCGGAGCACGACACGGACGTGTTTCTTGTAGACACGGAAGGCGTGCTGCAAACGGATTCCAATCTTTTTGGCAAAGCGCTGGAAAAACTGCCCATGGATTTGCCCCCGGCCTCGCACGAAACAGTGGTGCGCCGTATTACCGACCCCAAGGGCAGGCAGCTCATGGTGGCCTCGTGCACACTGGCAGGCACGGATTTCATGCTGTTGGCCGTCAAGCCCACGGAAGACGCCATCCGCCCCTGGCTGGCCCTGCGCACGGAATTGCTGCTGGTCTTGTGCGGCGGCATTGCCCTGATCTTTATGGTTTCGAATCTGCTCATGCAGCAGCTTATAAACCGCTTGCAGGCCAGCGATGAACGCCGGGTCGCTGTTTTTGCCCAGATGGAGCACAACCAGAAGCTTTCGTCCATCGGGCGGCTGGCTGCGGGCGTGGCCCACGAGGTCAATAATCCGCTGGCCGTCATTTACGAAAAGGCGGGGCTTGCCCAGGATCTTTTGAGCATGGGCAAGGTGTGCGGCGAGGGCAAGGACAAGGAAAGGCTCTGCGCACTGCTGGAAGGCATTGAAAGCACAGTGGAACGCGCACGAGGCATTACCCACAGGTTGCTGGGCTTTGCCCGCCGTATGGAAGCCAACCGCCAGGCCCTGCACATAGAAGAAGTTATTTCAGAAACCCTTGGTTTTCTTGAGCGCGAAGCCAAAAATCGGGGCGTCAAGCTTGAAACGGAACTGCCGCCCAACCTGCCGGAAATTGTGTCGGACCGGGGGCAGTTGCAGCAGGTATTCCTCAATATCGTAGGCAACGCGCTGGACGCGCTGGCTGGTGGCGAGGGCGGCATGCAGAAACCTCAGGGCGAGGAGCGGTTTGTTAAAATACGCTGCCAAGGCCAGGGCGGACAGATGCTGATAAGTGTGCAGGACAACGGCAAGGGCATGTCGCCCGAAGTGCTCAGGCATATTTTTGAGCCGTTTTACTCCACCAAAAAAGACAAGGGAACCGGGCTCGGCATGTTCATCACCTATGGCATCGTGCGCAAGCTTGGCGGCGAAATTCACGTGCAAAGCGAAGAAGGGCGGGGCAGCACCATAAGCATCACCCTGCCGCTTACTCCGCCAGATGTCGCGGTGGAGGTGTAG